DNA from Streptomyces sp. NBC_01260:
CGGCGCCGATGGCGAGGATCGGAACGGCCAGCAGCAGCGGTCCGGTCGCGCACAGACCGACGAGGGCTCCAGTGGTCTTCTTCATCGCCGTCGCCATTCACCGGGGCGGCGGTGCCCGCCGGACGACGGCGACGGAGGATCAGGGCGTGGGCGTTTCAGGGCATGCTGCATCGCAGCGGCTCCTCGGTGTTCGTAGGAGACGCGGTGCCGACTTCTCGTGCAAAGCCGTCGGCACCGCGCCGATGTGCATCCGCCCTCGGGCGGGCCCGATCAGGGGAGTTGGTAGCTCCCGGACGCCGGTTTCAAGACATGCGCGGCAGCCAGCCGCGCTCGTAATCTCAGGCAGTGCACGGGGCCCCCGGATGTCAGGGAAATCGTTGTGGGCGACATGCCCCCCGTACTGCTCGCCTGGACGAGACAGCACGGATAAGCACAGGTCAGCGGGGGTGGAGTGAGGCTCCTGCCCGGTGACACGGCGAGACAGTAGACCGGGATTCCGGCCGCACCAAACGACTCCTGCCCCGGGCCCCCAGCGGGCGTCACCTCGTTAGGTGCGGCCGGAAAACGCCGTTAACCTCCGGTGCAACCTCGCCCGAGACGAACGCCGTTGAGCACGGTCCGGAGCAGGTCCAGATCCGACGTGCCCTGAAAGAGGCCCTTCCTATGAGCTACACGCTGCACCGAGGCGACGCCCTGACCGTGCTGAAGTCCCTTCCCGACGAGAGCGTCCAGGCCGTGATCACCGATCCGCCGTACAACTCCGGCGGACGCACCAGCGCGGACCGCACCGGCCGCACCGCGCGAGCCAAGTACGTCACCAGTAATTCGGCGCACGACCTCGCCAACTTCCCAGGAGAGAACCGCGACCAGCGCTCCTACCGCTCCTGGCTCACCGAACTGCTCACCGAGTCCTACCGGGCCTCGACCGAACACGCGGTCGTCATGGTCTTCGCCGACTGGCGACAGGAGCCGACCACCTCCGATGCCCTGCAGATGGCGGGGTGGACCTGGAGTGGCACCATCCCGTGGATCAAGCCTTCCAGCCGGCCTCGGAAGGGCGGACCGAAGCAGGACTCGGAGTTCATCCTGTGGGGAGTCAAGGGCTCCCTCGACAACACCCGCGACCTCTACCTGCCCGGCCACTACATCGCCTCCCAGCCCCGCAAGGGCCGGGTTCACATCACCCAGAAGCCGGTCGAGGTCATGCAGCAGCTCGTCCAGGTCTGCCCCGAGGGCGGCACCGTCCTCGATCCATTCGCCGGCAGCGGCTCCACCGGGGTCGCGGCCCTGCGCGAGGGACGTCGCTTCGTGGGCGTCGAGCTGTCCGCGCACTACGCCGACGTCGCCGAGCAGCGGCTGCGCGCCGAACTGACGAATGACGACTTCGAGCTGGCCGGACCGGAGGCATGAGCATGAGAACGGGGAGTCCGGAACCGACCGGACACAGAACGCCGAAGGGCGGCTGGCGCATCGAATGGTCGATACACCAGCCGCCCTTCTCATTGCCTCAAGCTGCTTCGAAAGCCCGCCGGATGAGCGGCGCCGCCTTCTCCAGGCTGGCAGCCGAGACCACGCGCACTGAGCTTGTTCCGCTTTGACGGACACCATTGGTGTGGTGGTCAGGCTGTGAGTGCGGTCTCGTACTCGGCTGGGCTGAGGTAGCCGAGGCTGCTGTGCAGTCGGTGCAAGTTGTACCAGCCTTCGATGAAATCGAAGATCGCGGTGTGGGCGGCGGCCCGGCTGGGCCAGGCGGAGGTGCCGAGCAGTTCGCGTTTGATGGTCGAGAAGAACGACTCGGCGAGCGCGTTGTCCCAGCACTGGCCGGTGCGACCGACCGAAAGTCGGACCCCGAACTGGGCTGCCAGGGAAGCGAATTGCTGGCTGGTGTATTGACAGCCGCGATCCGAATGGAAGATCACGGGGTGGGTGGGGCGACGCTGCCGGCAGGCGGCTGTCAGCGCCTCGGCCACCAGCTCGGTCCGCAGGTGATCTGCGGTTGCCCAGCCGACTACGCGCCGGGAGGCGATGTCGATGACCGTGGCCAGATAGAGCCAGCCCTCCTCGGTCGGGACGTACGTGATGTCGCCGCACCAGCGGGCATCGAGCCCGGCGCGGTCGGGCTGGAAGTCCCGGACGATGAGGTCGGGACGGAAGGCAGCCCTGGGATCGGGGATCGTGGTCACGTGCCGTCGTCTGCGGTGCCGGCCCTGCAGCCCGGCGGCCCGCATCAGTCGTGCGACACGACGACGGCCACACCCGGCACCCTCGCGCTTGAGCACGGCATGCACGCGCGGGGACCCGTAGGTTCCGCGGGACTTCGCATGGGCCTCGAGAATCTGCTCGGTCAGCTCGGCATCCCGCAACGCGCGGGGTCCGGGCAGGCCGGAGCGACGGGCATAGAAGGCGGTCCGGGAGACCTTCATCAGCTCACACGCCCGTTTGACGCTGTGACCTGCGCGTTTCTCCGCCTCGATGAACGGGTGCACCGTCACCGGGTCTCCATCGCGAAGAAAGCTGTGGCCCGCTTGAGGACGTCGACATCCTCACGCAGCCGGCGGTTCTCCCGCCGCAACGCGGCCAGTTCCTCGCGCTCACTGCTGGTCAGCCCGTTGCGCTCGCCCGCGTCGACCTCGGCCTGCTTCACCCAGTCCCGCACCGCCGTCTCGGTCAGTTCGAAGTCTCTGGCGACCTGCCCGACCGAGCGGTCACCTCGTCGGCACAGACCGACGATCTCGGCCTTGAACTCCGGCGTGAACGAACGACGAGGGCGGCGAGGCTTCTTCTTCCCCATGCTCTCCATGATGGACATCCTCCCGGGGCAGAACCCCAGATCTCGAATGTCCGTCAAAGCGGATCAAGCCCACACCTCTAGGTCCCCGGTTCCCAGGTGCCCGATGCCGCGCATGTCCCGGGTGAAGCCTTCCTCCAGCTCGACCGAGTCTGGGTCGAGTCTGAGATAGACCAGGATCGCCTGGTGCTTCGGGCGGAAGATCACCGATGCCACGTTCACCAGCCGCCGGTAGGCGATGTAGTGCCGCAGGGCCGCGACCTCGACCTCGCCCCACGCCGTGAGCGCCTCGTCCAACTCCCCGTACAGGTCCCGCAAGCACTCCGGAACCAGGCCGCCACCCGTCGGCAAAGGAACCACCGGTGCCGCCAACCTACTGCCGACCACAGCGTCCCGACCCCGACTCGGCCGGGACGACGCAACGCTCGGCGAGCCGGGCGAGGAGTCCACGAGCAGCAGACTCAGCAAGCCGCCCTCGAAGACCCGGTA
Protein-coding regions in this window:
- a CDS encoding IS3 family transposase, translated to MTVHPFIEAEKRAGHSVKRACELMKVSRTAFYARRSGLPGPRALRDAELTEQILEAHAKSRGTYGSPRVHAVLKREGAGCGRRRVARLMRAAGLQGRHRRRRHVTTIPDPRAAFRPDLIVRDFQPDRAGLDARWCGDITYVPTEEGWLYLATVIDIASRRVVGWATADHLRTELVAEALTAACRQRRPTHPVIFHSDRGCQYTSQQFASLAAQFGVRLSVGRTGQCWDNALAESFFSTIKRELLGTSAWPSRAAAHTAIFDFIEGWYNLHRLHSSLGYLSPAEYETALTA
- a CDS encoding DNA-methyltransferase; its protein translation is MSYTLHRGDALTVLKSLPDESVQAVITDPPYNSGGRTSADRTGRTARAKYVTSNSAHDLANFPGENRDQRSYRSWLTELLTESYRASTEHAVVMVFADWRQEPTTSDALQMAGWTWSGTIPWIKPSSRPRKGGPKQDSEFILWGVKGSLDNTRDLYLPGHYIASQPRKGRVHITQKPVEVMQQLVQVCPEGGTVLDPFAGSGSTGVAALREGRRFVGVELSAHYADVAEQRLRAELTNDDFELAGPEA
- a CDS encoding transposase; translated protein: MESMGKKKPRRPRRSFTPEFKAEIVGLCRRGDRSVGQVARDFELTETAVRDWVKQAEVDAGERNGLTSSEREELAALRRENRRLREDVDVLKRATAFFAMETR
- a CDS encoding DUF5655 domain-containing protein, with the translated sequence MLSQAVSYLTWLRSAQHEFEALVRTVLGVDVADSIDWRRPRMICIAAGFSHHDRVAVQRLPERIDLVRYRVFEGGLLSLLLVDSSPGSPSVASSRPSRGRDAVVGSRLAAPVVPLPTGGGLVPECLRDLYGELDEALTAWGEVEVAALRHYIAYRRLVNVASVIFRPKHQAILVYLRLDPDSVELEEGFTRDMRGIGHLGTGDLEVWA